One Paenibacillus sp. FSL W8-0186 genomic window carries:
- a CDS encoding glucosamine-6-phosphate deaminase: protein MRIIQVRDYKELSKAAFDVIAETLKQNENASINTTTGASYDGTFELLVEAINAGELNIANSIFTNLDEYVAERDKPFTVYTYMHKKFYDLIKVHPKYIGLMDGSVEDVEAELNRYRKVLDKYPRDLQIVGLGTNAHLAANEPGIPFNSRLFLADSDQSTIDSTMGYHNLTAEEAPTQMLTMGLADIMEAKHILVASSGERKAAAVKAALEGPIHEDCPASILRTHPNVTFIMDDAAASLLDKKY, encoded by the coding sequence ATGAGAATTATTCAAGTCAGAGATTATAAAGAATTATCCAAAGCCGCATTTGATGTCATTGCTGAAACTTTAAAGCAAAACGAAAACGCTAGCATTAACACGACAACGGGTGCAAGCTACGACGGCACATTTGAATTACTGGTTGAAGCCATCAATGCTGGTGAGCTTAATATTGCGAATTCCATTTTTACGAATCTAGATGAATACGTTGCCGAAAGAGACAAGCCTTTTACAGTATATACGTATATGCATAAAAAGTTTTATGACTTGATTAAAGTACATCCGAAATACATTGGTCTTATGGATGGAAGTGTCGAGGATGTAGAAGCGGAACTCAACCGTTATCGAAAGGTTCTCGACAAATATCCACGTGATTTGCAAATTGTCGGACTTGGAACGAATGCACATTTGGCTGCAAATGAACCAGGCATACCATTTAACTCTCGTTTATTTTTAGCAGACAGTGATCAATCTACAATTGACAGCACCATGGGCTACCATAACTTGACTGCTGAAGAGGCGCCGACGCAGATGCTGACGATGGGATTAGCCGATATTATGGAGGCAAAACATATTCTCGTGGCTTCATCTGGAGAGAGAAAGGCTGCAGCCGTGAAAGCTGCGCTGGAAGGGCCAATTCATGAGGACTGTCCTGCATCTATTCTGAGAACGCATCCAAATGTAACATTTATTATGGATGACGCAGCAGCTTCTTTATTGGATAAAAAATATTAA
- a CDS encoding MFS transporter, translating to MAMEPVLQTTGYQQSTQKLSLKEKISYGYGDIASNFVWGMVNSYLLFFYTDVFGITAAAVGTLFLITRIFDALNDPIMGVLVDKTNSKHGKTRPYLLYVAIPFGILSVITFITPDFSDTGKLVYAYITYGILGIVYTAINIPYGALMPMMSRDSKEKGELNSYRAIGRSIGAILVASLTLPLVNYLGGGNQQLGFPIVMAIYSVIGVILFWLTFKYCKERVQPLKETKTDTNVKRSIGQMFKNKYWVLTSLNSFLWFVRLGIMNGVLIYYVNYVLEQPNMVPYYLTLLNVANLAGGFFALSILRKFSSRNSSMLFYAIAVVLLASLYFVDGQSVVLFSIIFFIANVLIGYGDPANLTMLGDTIDYQEYKFGERPEGLLVSSYSFSTKFGVALGSSLLAYALGWAGYNPAAITDQVKNMILLLMLGLPIIITILQVVVLFFYKLDNEHANIVNALKQK from the coding sequence ATGGCTATGGAGCCGGTGTTACAAACTACGGGATATCAGCAATCTACTCAAAAGCTAAGCTTGAAAGAAAAAATCAGCTACGGTTATGGCGATATTGCTTCAAATTTTGTGTGGGGAATGGTCAATAGTTATCTCTTGTTCTTTTATACGGATGTGTTCGGAATTACGGCGGCGGCTGTCGGAACTTTATTTCTTATTACACGTATTTTTGATGCGCTGAATGACCCGATCATGGGAGTTCTTGTGGATAAAACAAATAGCAAGCACGGGAAGACGCGCCCGTACTTGTTATACGTTGCTATTCCGTTTGGGATCTTAAGTGTGATTACCTTTATCACTCCCGATTTTTCCGATACAGGTAAGTTAGTTTACGCTTATATTACGTATGGAATTTTGGGCATTGTTTATACAGCGATTAATATTCCTTATGGAGCCCTGATGCCGATGATGTCGAGGGATTCGAAGGAAAAGGGCGAATTAAACAGTTACCGGGCCATCGGCCGTTCGATTGGAGCCATTTTGGTGGCCTCGCTAACGCTGCCTCTGGTCAATTATCTTGGCGGCGGAAACCAGCAGTTGGGCTTTCCAATTGTTATGGCGATTTATTCCGTTATCGGAGTCATTTTATTCTGGCTTACCTTTAAGTATTGTAAAGAGCGCGTACAACCGCTGAAAGAAACGAAAACGGATACGAATGTAAAACGCTCTATTGGTCAAATGTTCAAAAATAAATATTGGGTGCTTACCTCATTAAACTCATTTCTATGGTTTGTAAGGCTAGGAATTATGAATGGTGTTCTCATCTATTATGTGAATTATGTATTGGAACAGCCTAATATGGTGCCTTATTACCTCACTTTATTAAACGTGGCTAATTTAGCTGGCGGTTTCTTCGCTCTTTCGATTTTAAGAAAATTCAGCAGCCGTAATTCAAGCATGCTGTTCTATGCGATTGCCGTAGTGCTGCTTGCTTCACTTTACTTTGTAGATGGTCAATCTGTCGTGTTGTTTTCTATTATTTTCTTTATTGCCAATGTCCTCATAGGATACGGAGATCCTGCGAATCTGACCATGCTTGGGGACACCATTGATTATCAGGAATATAAGTTTGGTGAACGTCCAGAAGGATTACTCGTATCCAGTTATAGTTTTTCTACAAAGTTCGGTGTAGCACTTGGTTCTTCTTTGCTAGCGTACGCTCTCGGATGGGCTGGATATAATCCGGCGGCAATCACAGACCAGGTGAAGAATATGATCCTCCTATTAATGTTAGGATTGCCGATTATCATCACCATTCTTCAAGTCGTCGTATTATTTTTCTATAAACTTGATAACGAACATGCTAATATTGTTAACGCTTTAAAACAAAAATAA
- a CDS encoding polysaccharide deacetylase family protein, which translates to MNRKLIINCDDFGQSAAMNEAIMHLLEEGKVSSATIMVAAPGFAEAATWSARRGQPNIGLHLTLTSEFEALPWGSLTGDISLQDESGRMHKTVREFEQKARTRAVAKELDAQYERVQKAGITISHIDNHMGSLYGIATGRSLLPLMFWKASRWKVPARFFRCIVPDDPLLSSLSGIERPVSRASALADALGVPIPDYLLSHPFGLQAGETYDSFKQSIIGKLYRLPSGVSEMYFHPGREDAWMMEHIPDWQKRVWEFRLLFDADLAYAMQDARVEMVDYRYIRKKLRRPRIRSGIKLVRELARK; encoded by the coding sequence ATGAATAGAAAATTGATCATCAACTGCGACGATTTCGGACAAAGCGCGGCTATGAATGAGGCGATCATGCACCTGCTGGAGGAAGGCAAAGTGTCGTCGGCGACGATCATGGTCGCAGCCCCCGGCTTTGCAGAAGCCGCAACCTGGAGCGCGCGCCGGGGGCAGCCGAATATCGGCCTTCACTTAACATTGACGAGCGAATTCGAGGCGCTGCCCTGGGGAAGCTTAACCGGCGATATTTCGCTCCAGGATGAGAGCGGGCGTATGCATAAGACGGTAAGGGAGTTTGAGCAAAAGGCGCGAACCAGAGCGGTAGCCAAAGAACTGGATGCCCAATACGAGCGGGTTCAGAAAGCCGGAATAACGATCAGCCATATCGATAATCACATGGGCAGCCTGTACGGCATAGCAACGGGGCGCAGTCTGCTGCCGCTCATGTTCTGGAAGGCATCGCGGTGGAAAGTGCCGGCGCGGTTCTTTCGCTGCATTGTTCCTGATGACCCGCTGCTAAGTTCGTTGTCCGGCATTGAGCGTCCTGTCTCACGTGCCTCTGCGCTGGCGGATGCGCTGGGGGTGCCGATTCCGGACTATTTATTATCGCATCCCTTTGGCTTGCAGGCCGGGGAGACGTACGACAGCTTCAAGCAGTCGATCATTGGCAAGCTCTACAGGCTCCCGTCCGGGGTAAGCGAGATGTATTTTCACCCGGGGAGAGAGGATGCGTGGATGATGGAGCATATTCCCGATTGGCAGAAGCGGGTGTGGGAGTTTCGTTTGCTGTTTGATGCTGACTTGGCTTATGCCATGCAGGATGCCCGAGTAGAAATGGTGGACTATCGCTACATACGGAAGAAGCTGCGGCGTCCCCGGATCAGGTCAGGGATCAAACTTGTGCGGGAGCTTGCGAGGAAATGA
- a CDS encoding ROK family transcriptional regulator has protein sequence MSTFNLKYDQGRVRKYHYFMLLSLIQKHKQISRTQLANLTKMSHTSIGKIIKELINDGLVIEVGQIEGEVGRRATLLEINSNGSYIVGVEVDWNAIKIGIVALNGKVLDKKYLEFDAKQEAETVLDRIADGISALIEQIDHEIAEKIIAVGISIPGLITWPDGEALIVPQFHWEKVQIKAYLEKKIDYIVYVDNHVRTVLLAESLFGNMTEFHDSVCIYIGSGVGGAVMMNGEILRGHLNTLGEIGHITMEPNGAMCDCGRLGCLQTYVCSSEIEKQSQRPIQEIFSAYERKESWAVTLIDRARHYLCLAIANVICMYNPKGVLLAGPMVQEYPILVKDIEAITSKYVWSPLNQSFHLIHPSIGKDSGVIGASALVLNEFLRFTNDDI, from the coding sequence ATGTCCACGTTTAATTTGAAATATGATCAAGGGCGAGTGAGGAAATACCATTACTTTATGTTATTGAGTTTAATACAGAAACATAAACAAATCTCAAGAACGCAATTAGCCAACTTAACCAAGATGAGCCATACAAGTATTGGCAAAATCATTAAAGAATTAATCAATGATGGACTAGTCATCGAGGTAGGGCAAATCGAAGGGGAGGTTGGAAGACGAGCGACTCTGTTAGAAATCAACTCCAATGGCTCCTACATCGTTGGGGTAGAAGTAGATTGGAATGCGATCAAAATTGGGATTGTCGCTTTAAACGGCAAAGTATTAGATAAAAAGTACTTGGAATTTGATGCTAAACAAGAAGCAGAAACTGTACTTGATCGAATTGCGGATGGCATCTCTGCATTAATAGAACAGATTGATCATGAGATTGCAGAGAAAATTATTGCGGTTGGGATCAGTATCCCCGGCCTGATTACCTGGCCAGACGGTGAAGCTCTGATTGTTCCTCAGTTTCACTGGGAAAAGGTTCAAATCAAAGCCTACTTGGAAAAAAAGATCGATTATATTGTGTATGTTGATAACCATGTTCGCACCGTACTATTGGCCGAAAGTTTATTTGGAAATATGACTGAATTTCATGACTCTGTCTGCATTTATATCGGAAGCGGAGTAGGCGGCGCTGTCATGATGAACGGTGAAATTTTACGCGGTCATCTCAATACGCTTGGAGAAATTGGACATATAACGATGGAACCAAATGGAGCGATGTGTGATTGCGGAAGATTGGGTTGTTTGCAGACCTATGTGTGTTCCTCTGAAATCGAAAAGCAATCGCAAAGACCGATTCAAGAGATTTTTTCCGCTTATGAAAGGAAGGAAAGCTGGGCTGTCACCCTGATTGACCGAGCTCGTCATTACCTGTGCCTAGCAATTGCCAATGTGATTTGTATGTATAATCCTAAAGGGGTTTTGCTGGCCGGCCCAATGGTTCAAGAATACCCCATACTAGTTAAGGATATTGAAGCAATCACAAGTAAATATGTCTGGTCCCCGCTGAATCAATCTTTTCACCTCATCCATCCCAGCATTGGCAAAGATAGTGGGGTAATTGGAGCAAGCGCTCTAGTGTTAAATGAATTTCTACGATTTACAAATGATGATATATAG
- a CDS encoding M81 family metallopeptidase has translation MKVVVGCLYHETNTFNPILTDIHDFVLAEGEDAASRLAGTEVFRENGIEVIPSIYATALSSGIVKKEAYRYFADKLISSLKQHPDIDGIWLHLHGAMVVEEVGSGELALVKEIRECVGPDVPISLTMDIHGNIALDYYKYINIVKAYRTVPHVDQLEVEKETAQLLVDCLKNNTKIKPAFTRLPMIIPGEKALGKSEPLRSIFEKLYEVEKIKGISTASFFICHAWSDSENTASSIFVIPESEEYEELAEKVKDELAHYVFSRRHEFDFDAVVLDPEESVDRALNEQLKPVFISDSGDNTTAGAIGMNTLLLDLFKNKDLGRKKVLISAIHDPMAYEKLKSCSIGEAVTVEVGTKIDENSQPVLLEGTLTSKGDLLGYLNATSDKVGDVCTVSVGSLDVVVANRGESFITLNHFTRAGLNWEDYDIIVVKQGYLFNELSAVSKLDILSMTPGATYQRIENIDYRHVPRPLFPLDTE, from the coding sequence ATGAAGGTTGTTGTAGGCTGCCTCTATCACGAAACAAACACATTTAATCCGATCCTGACAGACATTCATGATTTTGTACTAGCAGAAGGCGAAGATGCCGCTAGCCGCCTTGCTGGTACAGAAGTATTTAGGGAAAATGGAATTGAAGTCATCCCAAGTATTTACGCAACAGCATTATCATCGGGCATTGTAAAAAAAGAGGCCTACCGGTACTTTGCAGATAAATTGATTTCCTCATTGAAGCAGCACCCAGATATCGATGGAATTTGGCTACATCTGCACGGAGCGATGGTTGTAGAGGAAGTGGGTTCAGGTGAACTAGCACTCGTCAAAGAAATTCGTGAATGTGTCGGGCCGGATGTTCCAATCTCTCTAACCATGGATATTCACGGTAATATCGCACTAGACTATTATAAATACATCAACATTGTAAAGGCGTATCGAACCGTACCGCATGTTGACCAGCTTGAAGTCGAGAAAGAGACCGCTCAGCTATTAGTTGATTGTCTAAAAAATAATACGAAGATTAAACCCGCGTTTACTCGATTGCCGATGATTATTCCTGGTGAAAAAGCACTTGGGAAAAGCGAGCCGCTTCGTTCGATTTTTGAAAAATTATATGAGGTTGAGAAAATAAAAGGAATTTCAACGGCATCATTCTTTATTTGTCATGCATGGAGTGATTCGGAGAACACAGCCTCGTCCATCTTCGTCATTCCTGAATCGGAGGAATATGAAGAACTAGCTGAGAAGGTGAAGGATGAATTAGCCCATTATGTGTTCAGCAGACGCCATGAATTTGATTTTGATGCGGTTGTACTTGACCCAGAAGAATCTGTAGATAGAGCGTTGAATGAACAACTGAAACCCGTCTTTATCTCTGACTCTGGAGATAATACAACAGCAGGCGCAATTGGGATGAACACCCTGCTGCTGGATTTATTTAAAAATAAGGATTTAGGCCGCAAGAAGGTGTTAATTTCCGCTATTCATGATCCCATGGCCTACGAAAAACTGAAATCCTGCAGCATAGGAGAAGCTGTTACAGTTGAAGTGGGAACAAAAATAGATGAAAATAGCCAGCCCGTCTTGTTGGAGGGAACACTAACATCGAAAGGCGACCTTCTAGGGTACTTAAATGCAACAAGTGATAAAGTAGGAGATGTGTGCACAGTTTCTGTTGGCAGCTTGGACGTTGTAGTCGCCAATCGCGGGGAATCGTTTATTACGTTAAACCACTTTACCCGTGCTGGACTAAATTGGGAGGATTATGACATTATCGTAGTCAAACAGGGATACTTATTTAATGAGTTAAGTGCTGTTTCTAAGCTGGACATTCTCTCCATGACACCTGGTGCCACCTATCAGCGTATAGAGAATATCGATTATCGTCATGTTCCAAGACCCTTATTTCCTCTGGATACAGAATGA
- a CDS encoding contact-dependent growth inhibition system immunity protein gives MNGELNFETFKYFLECYFNVSANYDELDRLINEFNSSENQKYRQQIRFELEQILQLDNWNVVQKFVKSYGMRNMNEEKLKWLILRILNNLK, from the coding sequence ATGAACGGTGAATTGAACTTTGAAACGTTTAAGTATTTTCTTGAATGTTATTTTAATGTTAGTGCCAACTATGATGAATTGGATAGACTAATAAATGAATTCAATTCATCTGAAAATCAGAAATATAGACAACAGATCAGATTCGAATTAGAGCAGATTCTTCAACTGGATAATTGGAATGTGGTTCAGAAATTTGTTAAAAGCTATGGTATGAGAAACATGAATGAAGAAAAACTTAAATGGTTAATTTTACGTATCTTAAATAATTTAAAATGA
- a CDS encoding ROK family glucokinase produces MGETIIGIDIGGTTVKIGFLNMQGDIIHKWEIDTNREKQGLYIVDEIWNSVTRKISEFQMTNILGIGVGAPGFVDKTTGLVYEAVNIGWKDFELGKELEQRSGLPVYVENDVNLVALAENWIGAGNNAKDLIAITLGTGVGSGVIANGEILNGMNGTAGEIGHIIADPEGYPCNCGRAGCLDTIASATGIVKQAMDKIAEHPESGLAALYRTNGKIDAKDVFDLAGKGDRISEDVIQRTADLLGLLIANAATMINPSKIIIGGGVSKAGEQLLQPVRRAFQKYSLPRISQNCHIEIAKLGNDAGIIGAAYLVKQETQETLHG; encoded by the coding sequence ATGGGAGAAACCATTATAGGAATAGATATCGGAGGGACAACGGTCAAAATTGGCTTCCTGAACATGCAAGGAGATATCATTCACAAATGGGAAATAGATACAAATAGAGAGAAACAAGGATTATATATTGTTGATGAAATCTGGAATTCAGTTACTCGTAAAATATCTGAATTTCAAATGACAAATATTTTAGGTATAGGTGTCGGCGCACCAGGGTTTGTGGATAAAACAACGGGTCTTGTTTATGAGGCTGTAAACATTGGTTGGAAAGACTTTGAACTCGGAAAAGAATTAGAACAACGGTCTGGATTGCCCGTATATGTCGAAAACGATGTCAATTTAGTGGCCTTAGCCGAGAATTGGATAGGGGCTGGCAACAACGCGAAAGATCTTATTGCCATTACACTTGGAACAGGCGTAGGCAGTGGAGTTATCGCAAATGGCGAGATTTTAAATGGAATGAATGGTACAGCGGGAGAAATTGGTCATATTATTGCAGATCCAGAAGGATATCCTTGCAATTGTGGCCGTGCAGGCTGCTTAGATACGATTGCATCGGCCACCGGAATTGTAAAGCAAGCGATGGATAAAATTGCTGAACATCCTGAAAGCGGATTAGCGGCTCTGTATCGTACGAATGGAAAAATAGATGCTAAGGATGTTTTTGATTTAGCCGGCAAGGGCGACAGGATCAGCGAGGATGTGATTCAACGGACGGCTGATCTTCTGGGATTATTAATTGCTAATGCGGCTACGATGATTAATCCTTCTAAAATTATTATCGGTGGAGGCGTATCAAAGGCTGGAGAACAGCTGCTTCAACCCGTAAGGCGGGCTTTTCAAAAATATTCTCTGCCTAGAATCAGCCAAAATTGTCACATCGAAATTGCCAAACTAGGTAATGATGCCGGCATAATTGGGGCAGCCTACTTAGTTAAACAAGAAACACAAGAAACTTTACATGGGTAG
- a CDS encoding RNase A-like domain-containing protein, which yields MDPGRVGGLARDLERLERTMENGITGMSRELNRLISDVEAAYSDPSEHYVRSAAREASGLLREIGKLAERIDEQMRKKVQALRYAENEYIKVEKNSTKATSVKKSATFTLKGTIQSWFQRFLEKGRQNVADPGEASSAESRPSLLQWIKGSLLELQDASLVQRLDPVKEDERIASLLQILDTGTAKEQAWAREELEAIASSFKEIARNQAAYKIYAIYDNELYMGYAHRSAQQQREQLAKLGVAEEWYKSGVSLAVFYKGSPLDACEYNPLKQDLSAMPKESELRLMIAAGMINPLYREWARLHYDAIAAAVRQAAERRREMQALFDEYNQAVPAEDIRNMQQYLKDMNIYQGEVTGEYNQEFLIAVAGYQHIANTVSTMAAVRREWFGWELFEVDGKITKELLDLAWAESSSGMRNNPNLNTGGLTAAVTIVGVGDGIVSQLFEDVKDLAEFAVNSNPATLGFWTDTVPGYYAIGEAIATGELTIHDMRKLLGDAAAEEFVVPFQDIIELQPKVLSGKATYEESVKYGRAVTKAFFALTVVEGAARAGAKFSGKTVKELVKTVKEAAQTRPQTSLTTPDGFTIPVRDMDMPKTEPQFSKSKPDSGSGGGKMDSVEGAGKSSASTIRNSVSNDLLDDMESKGGHLLDKHVSKTNEDLLKRAAQEGVPSTTFYNKSTALKATQENIRKNAEQISNWLNNPNSRGYLITKVKHEYSVGRGVDVKNGGNSASKQVTDNLTTSQLYLVKDPSMPAGYRIITGYPVFE from the coding sequence GTGGATCCTGGCCGAGTCGGGGGCTTGGCACGCGACCTGGAGCGTTTGGAGCGCACGATGGAGAACGGAATCACGGGAATGTCCAGGGAATTAAACCGACTAATAAGCGATGTGGAGGCGGCCTATTCCGATCCGTCCGAGCACTACGTGCGTTCCGCGGCGCGTGAAGCCAGCGGCTTGCTGCGGGAAATCGGCAAGCTGGCCGAGCGGATTGACGAGCAGATGAGGAAGAAGGTTCAGGCCTTACGTTATGCGGAGAATGAATACATAAAGGTAGAGAAAAATTCAACAAAGGCGACCAGCGTGAAAAAATCAGCGACGTTTACCCTCAAGGGGACGATTCAGAGCTGGTTTCAGCGCTTCTTAGAGAAAGGGAGACAGAATGTCGCTGATCCAGGCGAGGCTTCGTCTGCGGAGTCAAGGCCATCGCTGCTGCAATGGATTAAGGGCAGCTTGCTGGAGCTTCAGGACGCCTCTTTGGTACAGCGTCTGGACCCGGTAAAGGAGGACGAGCGGATCGCCTCTCTGCTGCAAATTTTGGACACCGGGACGGCGAAGGAGCAGGCGTGGGCGCGGGAGGAGCTCGAAGCCATTGCCTCTAGCTTCAAAGAAATTGCCCGCAACCAAGCGGCCTATAAAATATACGCCATCTACGATAATGAGCTGTACATGGGATACGCACACCGGTCCGCCCAGCAGCAAAGGGAGCAGCTGGCGAAGCTCGGCGTCGCTGAGGAATGGTATAAGTCCGGGGTCAGCTTGGCCGTGTTCTATAAAGGCTCCCCGCTGGATGCCTGCGAATATAACCCGCTGAAGCAGGATCTGTCCGCGATGCCCAAAGAGAGCGAGCTGCGCTTGATGATCGCAGCCGGTATGATTAATCCCCTCTACCGGGAATGGGCGAGACTTCACTATGACGCGATTGCGGCCGCGGTGCGTCAAGCGGCGGAGCGGCGCAGGGAAATGCAGGCGCTGTTTGATGAATACAATCAGGCGGTTCCTGCGGAGGATATCCGCAACATGCAGCAGTATTTGAAGGACATGAACATCTACCAAGGCGAGGTTACGGGCGAATATAATCAGGAATTCCTGATCGCCGTAGCGGGCTACCAACATATCGCGAACACGGTGAGCACCATGGCGGCGGTTCGGCGCGAGTGGTTCGGCTGGGAGCTGTTCGAGGTAGACGGGAAGATCACGAAGGAGCTGCTGGACTTAGCTTGGGCGGAAAGTAGCTCGGGCATGCGCAACAATCCGAACCTGAACACGGGCGGATTAACGGCGGCCGTAACGATCGTAGGCGTAGGGGATGGCATCGTCAGTCAATTGTTTGAAGACGTGAAGGACCTGGCCGAGTTCGCCGTCAATTCCAATCCGGCAACCCTGGGATTCTGGACAGATACCGTGCCGGGATATTACGCTATAGGGGAAGCGATAGCGACCGGCGAGCTGACGATCCATGATATGAGGAAGCTGCTCGGCGACGCCGCGGCAGAGGAATTCGTGGTTCCTTTCCAGGATATCATCGAGCTGCAGCCGAAGGTTCTTTCCGGTAAAGCCACCTATGAGGAGAGCGTAAAATACGGACGAGCCGTGACGAAGGCCTTCTTCGCCTTGACAGTAGTAGAAGGCGCCGCCAGAGCGGGAGCCAAATTCTCCGGCAAGACCGTGAAGGAACTTGTGAAGACCGTGAAGGAAGCGGCGCAAACGCGGCCGCAAACCTCTTTAACTACACCCGATGGCTTTACAATCCCTGTCCGGGATATGGACATGCCGAAGACGGAGCCGCAGTTCTCTAAGTCCAAGCCTGATTCAGGATCGGGCGGCGGGAAGATGGATTCTGTTGAGGGGGCCGGTAAATCTAGTGCTTCTACTATAAGGAATAGTGTTAGTAACGATTTACTAGACGATATGGAGTCTAAGGGTGGCCACTTACTTGATAAACATGTAAGTAAGACCAATGAAGATTTACTCAAGCGTGCTGCTCAAGAAGGAGTACCTTCAACTACCTTTTACAATAAGAGTACTGCATTAAAAGCAACACAAGAAAACATCAGAAAAAATGCAGAGCAAATTTCCAATTGGTTAAATAACCCGAATTCAAGAGGCTATTTGATTACTAAAGTTAAGCATGAATATTCGGTTGGGAGAGGCGTAGATGTTAAAAATGGGGGGAATTCTGCTTCGAAGCAAGTGACCGATAATTTAACGACCTCTCAGCTGTACTTGGTTAAAGATCCTTCAATGCCTGCAGGTTATAGAATTATTACAGGATATCCAGTTTTCGAATAA